The Lytechinus variegatus isolate NC3 chromosome 1, Lvar_3.0, whole genome shotgun sequence nucleotide sequence ATGTTCCCGTTCTGtgcaaacaagaaaaaatagtTGGAAATGTAGATCAGAAGTGAATGTAGAAAATAGCTGGAAGAGGAATACTAGTAATTCTGGGTTATTGGAATGGGATGgtcacattttttaatatagagTGACAATACCGAGATATTCATATCAAGCCTGATTTACCTGATTTAACAAAGaattatttctgcatcaaaTCATGcttatttgtttacaaaagaaggaaaatgatgaaTTGTCAGAGTCAATTTGAAAAGGTGCCGTTTTTATATGATAACATTGATCAGCATATATTTCGACTATTGAAAGAAAGTCATAAACATATAGCTGGTAGTATAAGCTTATGCATATCTTTACATACGCCCATCTTTGATAATACTGAGCATAGTCTCAATGTTTCATAagttaatttttcaaaagttgcaaaagcATACGTGGGGACAGAAATAGATGAAAAGCAGGAGGGTGTCTCTTCCCATGGGAGGACATTTCTTTTTTGCCAGGTAATAAAGATGTATGCAAAAATTAACTGCAGTTTTATAGAAATTGAATAACGTTTGTTCATTACTAAATCATGTTAAACTATTGTGCCAAATTATGTATAGTATACactctacatgtaaataaatttatatttccCGGCATAGCAGGTGGTCAGCACAGTTGTTGTCATCATTGTTTGTATCAATACGATGTGCTTTTCCCACTTGGGGAGGAGGAAGAATagggaagaggaagaagagaggATGTATATACAAGTCATGTAAATATCAATACAGATGTATATAGGGACAGCCACAGACCATTAAAAGCATCTGTAATAATATACACGAGAACGAACACACACGGCTATATTTATGTATGCTAAGTAACACAGCTAGATAAACGTAACCGGATATCCGAAATCGACATCGACATATCCGGACATGGTCAGGTGGGTTCACATTCGATTTGGGTTAAAGAGTCGTGGGTTTCCTCTCACCTCAATAAATTATGTGTAATTTATTATCGCATAATTGTTTTCGGAAAGCAAGTGTGTAACAATTTCCTGACTTTGATCTCAGTTTTACTCTAATTTTCAAAACTAATTGTGAAACTTCAAATTCACTGTAATTTCGTGCAGTAGACATTAAACAAACTTTAATAGCTAGTTAGCTAACCTATTTGAAGTTTGATTGTATTTTCATATAGAAAGTATGGTTAGTGTGTGTGTAAAGATAATATGTGTAGCTTAtgtgggggtgtgtgtgtggaggtgccgtggccgagtggtctaaggcgtcTGGCGAGACAcatgaaagtatgttggtctggCTACCCTATTATCCCCTCCATTTCCATTGCTCACAAAGACAATCTAAAAACACGATATACTGTTGAacataacatttattttcctgtctatttctgtatatattttgatacatATATCTACAATGTACATGGCATAATATAAATACACAACATTACACTTCTTCAGAACATAGTACTTTTCATCGATTACAAATACACCTTGAATCAATGGGGGGTTTCACCATATTTTTGTACATGAGAGTCTAAAACAAATATGTAAAACAAGTATAGATGCATCTTCAGCCTGAATTTGATTGTAATATTTTGCctcaataataatattgaatgaAGGATTTGGCACAATGAAAGTGGGGATTGCACTTGTATTTCGGGAGGGGTggaatttttctcatttttaggATACTAAAAAGGCTTTATCATCCTTCTCCCCTTTTcgatcttcttcttctccattTCCTACATAAAATATAATCCTGTAACTGTCATGatcataatcttttttttcactccactctcttttctttcgtcaTTTCTCAAAACACTTCTCGGTtcctttatgatatttttttctctaaaattgtatacaaatgacatgcaaattcattgatttaaaaagaaatagattttCTTCATTCACACATATTCAGAATAAATTATCCTACGAAAATGTAACATTTCGAAAACTAAAGGCTTTAACTTTTAAGCAATGTTTCTGTGTTCTCATGTATGTGACAATAAAACACATTAGAGCGTGTTACAGAGATatgcatacactgtaaaaaatgaagtgctaatttagcacttacagtgcttgtatagtgactgcactacgagtgctgagtttctagttcaaatttaaattagaaaatcagcactcgtagtgcagtcactatacaagcactttaagtgctaaattagcacttcatttttacagtgtacaattaCACGGTTCATCATATATCTATATGTTTGAAATACCCTGAAAAACAAAGGCATCTTTAAAAGTTAAGTGATAAAAGATCACTTTGAGATATACCAATGCTAACATAAGAGACCCTACTGTAACCAGGCTGAAACCATTCTCGCACAGGAAATACCAGATGCGAACGGAACTGAGTACATTACTCTCTTCCAACACAGGATGAGTGTTTTTGCCAAAAATTTATTTACGGTATTAGGTCAACCATTTCGGATATTGAGGGAGAATCACATTTGATTAACAAATTTTGTACAAATTTTTCTAGGAAAAGGGATACATAACTGAGCATGATTGTCTAGTTAAAACCATTGATTTGCATGGTTATTATGTCGAAAAGACAGGAAAACAACTAAACAACCCAAGTCAACATGTTCAATACTAACAAGTGAGTCTAATTATTACCGTAAACGGAAAGACATTGCCATTAGTTAATGAAAGTTTAAGTAGTATATATGGCATTAAGCCACCTAATTAACTTAAAATAGAGAAGAACCAAATTCATGTGATATGAATATTCAGAATGTTATTATAACTTGTTCAAGATGATACTTTTACAAAGTTCTTTAAGTCTTCATGATCGTGCAGCTTTGCATACATATTTGACAACCACAATCAAACTTTATTACACTCAAATGTAAAGATTTTAAATATTATCCGTATATTGATACATCTCCTTTATATCATACATAAACAAGTCAGAAAAAAGCACCGCAATTATGTACCACATCTATCGTTCTACTTGTACATATAGATGTGACTGATGTTGTTCAAAACACTAAcatcattcatttcataatcataatttatgTCGGGGATATGTAAGTTTAATGAATTTCTTGTCTGAGAAATAGTGAGGTTATCTCTCAAAATGTGATTAACAATGCGACAGTCAGACCAAACCGACCGGTGGTTTGACATTTGAAATAGCCTTTTTTCAGAACtgaggagcgtttcatgaaatgaattgtcGGACGTTTTTTTGTGGCAAGTCTCGTTTCATCCCAAAGTTACCATAGAAAGAGTACTGCTCAGTCGATCAGAACCAATGaaggttgtcagatctgacagatTTTCAGACCTGCAGACACAAATTTTGAAGAAACGTTCCCTGCAGTCGGTTTTTCCGATATTatcataatgaataaaacatcCAGGTGCCTGGATAATATTCTGAATCAAAGAATGGCGTTAAAATCAAGAGGTTTGGGTAAggataaataataaaagagacAAATTAAGTTTTGTCGATTTGGGGCAAGGAAATTCTCTATAACCTTGCTAGACTTAACTAAATAAGTAGATGCGAATCATTATGTTTGTAAAGTAAAATTATAACAGTAAGGGGGGTTATCATTATGAAGCATTAGCAAATATTGGCAAACAGAAGTCAATCCATGTTCGCCAAACAAGACAGTGATCACCGTTATTGTGATCATATATAGCGCTTGCAGACACGCTCTATGAAAGAATTGGGATATCTGAACTGCGCTGTGCCACCTACGATCTACCCGCTGGGTACTCTCAGGCATGAGTGGCAATTACTATCAAGTTAATGATTTTTATTCCGTTTTGTTTTAAAAGTTCAGGTATTGTTCATTGAACAATACACATCTTGTTCCCTTAGAATCACATCTTCTACACTTTTGGCAAAGTTCATTCATCACTTAAATAAGTCTTCCTCACGAAAGCGGAGTAGCGCATCACCTGCATTTCAATCTCGGAATCCTAGACAGCTTCACTATCAACTATCACGCCTCAGGGTGTCAAGAAAGCTATGTACGAGTCATAAATaaacacatttttcttttaacttcATGAAgtgttctttttattttaatcatttcacATTCATAGCTCTGTTGAATGTCACAGGTGTGGTAGATAACAGAACACCGCTGTTTGGGATATTATCGTTTTCGTCCACAAATGACGACGCAACACCCACGTGACCATGGCTGTCCGCGGCATTGACATCCATGCTTGATCCGCGCGACGATGTCCCAAAGCTGCTTCCGCTGCCGTTGCTTGAGGTCGAGGCTACGGATGCTGCCCCTGGTGTGGAGGGCGCTGAAGGAAGCGAGTCGATTCCGAGATAAGCTACGTGTTGCGGGTTGAATCGAGGACATTCAAGACTTGACCGATGGGTGTCTCTTGCTGTTGAGGTAGGGAAAGTCTGGTTGCATCCTTCACACGAATATGGCTTTGCTTCGCCTAAGAAAGAGGGTGATAgagaaaaaacagagagagaacGTAAAGTTATGTCATACTGAGATGCTAGTGGCCTGTGATTGGTCAAAAGTGAAAAATAGGGTTTCCCTCTACGTCTTTAGTAGGCTAACTTGGTGGGGGTGAATATGAAAGTGCCATTTCGAATGCAAAAACGTGAATCCACCAAATCGtctttttcatttgaaagaaaaaaaaatatgtgctatCTTCAAGTCCATGAAACCATTTTGGTTCGAgcatgatgaagaaaatgattCCTATTCAGAAAGAACTTAGAATATTAGTTTCAACTGAGGTGCACGATTTCTTACCCTCATGTATGCTGAGATGGAACTTGAGTTCATAGGACTGAGTGAAGGCTTTCCCACAGAACTGACACACACATGGTCTTTCTTTGGCATGGGTTCGGCGGACATGACTGTCATGGGCTGCATGTGAAGCGAATGCCTTGCCACAGTGACGACATTTGAAAGGCTTTTCACCCGAGTGTTGTCTGAGATGGGTTCTGAGGATGCTGGAAGCTGTGAAAGCTTTGCCACAGTACACGCACTTGTAAGGACGCTCACCGGAATGCACACGGAGATGCTTGTTGAGGCTTGATGACTGTGGGTGACGAAAcgaaagaaaatatcataaatgtGGATACTTGGCATAACCTTAAACCAAATAAATCAACGAATTTGGAATATCCTTTGCAGTGCAGACCGTCATACTTTTAGTGTAAATTCgccaataaaaatgattttcaaaggaaagaaataatccAACTTTATGGAAagagattttgatttttaaCTTAAAAATGTGTGTGCATGAATGTGTGGTTGggcttgtgtgtgtgtgtgggagaggTTGAGcgggtgtgtgtttgtgtgtttgttttatatatatatatcattatgtCTGGCATCATCCTTTGATATGTAGTTTTCACTTTCACGACgcattcaagaacatagaaaatatcATGTCATATGCCCTTCGTGATAATGAACAACCAagagtctttgtcgaaaattggtaaatCAAAATAGCGACTTCGTTCTGGACTCTGGACGAACGAAGTATTTGAAATTTTTCGTCAGCCCCGAAAATTAGGTCAAAATTGTTGTTCTATAAGTTCACCAATTTTTGACATAGACCTTTCAGCTATTTTCATTTGACAGGCATTTTTCGATACATTTACTGTGATGAAGATGCGGAAGCGCCCTAATATCACCAACAACAAAAggacatgaacatgatgaaagccCAATAATAGATCAAATTAATCATGCCGTGTATGTGGGGGAATATTTACTCAGTCATACCTGTGAAAAGCTCTTTCCGCACACAGTGCACTTGTGTGGTCGATGTTTCTGATGTACGTGCAGGATGTGGATTCGAAGCCTATCTCGCTTTTCAAACGATCGTTTGCAGAGGTGACAAGGGAACTTTCTATCCCCCTGATCCACACACCGAGTGTACTTGAGATGTTTATCACGGTAATCCTTGTAGGCGAACACCTTTCCACAACGATCACAGTGGTATCCAGCAGAATCTGCAGGAGTGGGGTGTAgataatacaaatatatttgaaaacaaTCTTTAAAAATGCAATCACTTCAATGTGAAAATAAAACAGTTGCGTTTAAAGAAATATGATTCAAGAGAGTGGGTTCTGCACGTCGTATACATTATGATTTTCAAAACAAGGATTTACATCATGGCTTTTTAAAgttgtttttaaaaaacttCATATCGATTAGGATTAAACTTATAGTTTCATATACATGCATTGTTCGTGTTAAACCATTGTTTTAGTCTGAAGAGTTTATTTTAATAACTTTCACTTTTGTATATAAACCTCGTCAATAACGATGATCCGTATTATCGAGACTCAAAATAAAGACATTGACATAATTTAGCAAACAACGTGTCAGACTAATCAATGATAAGCGAAACTTTCCCATGGGGAAGGTCGTGTTTGGGTGTTTTATTGATGACTTTTAAGGTCTCATAAACCACTGACTGATGATGACGATCAAAACCGAAAGAGTTGTATGCCTTTATGCTTTTATTTTGAATGATCATAATATAATTGATCATCATGTAAGGCGATAACGACAACGAACATGTCGGTATTATATTTTAACACAAATTAAGCGTATTATATCCTGATAGAATTAATTTGAATGAACAATAATTGGTTTTAAAAACTGAAGAAAATGGTGATATGACTGAAACTTAGAAAGGTGGGCTTGATAATAAAGACTATTATAATCTTGTTCCGTCCATGGGCGTAACAAACTACTAAAATGGGATGGAATACTATAATGGAATGATATAGAAATAGACAATTATTTAAAGGGAggagaagaaagagatagagaaggAGACATGGTTAGGAAAGGTGAATATAAAATTAAAAGTGGAAACATGATAAGAATTTACACCAACCGTCGATGTTCTCGTCGTTGCCTAAACTTGTTTGACCGCGGCTGGCGTCCTTCAGAGCAATAGGTATGCCCATGAATTGAAGGTATGAATCGCCATACCAGACAAGAAGTTCTGTACCCTGTCATGAAAACGGAAAATAATAAtcactaaattaaaaaaaaatcaacgtcTTCAACGATGCAAATTGGAATCTATAATGGAGAAAGTGTAAGCAGTATGGTCTCATTGTGTATGCTGTAGTATTTCTTTTAAGAAATCTTATTTTAGAATCTGCATGATCACGGAGTAAATTAATAGtcaaatattgttttgttttaatttgtctAAGATAATATGAATCGCCATCGTCATTTTCAAACTTCAGTAGGTTACATCAAATTAAGGTTAGTCATGATTTTCCATCTCTATTTCTGCATACGTGATATAAGCCTACTAATATTGGGTTTAGGTAGGATTCCCATTAaaagataatattttaatgcattcattattatttctccTCTCTATTTCATCCATAATTTGGAGAATTATTCAACATTCGGAATATCTTTTGAGGGTAAAATCACGCTCTTTCTTCTTGGtatgattatatttatatacccccccccctaaaaataaCATATCAACACGTTTCGGGGAAAATCAAAGCTTCCAGGCCTACTAGTTGAATTTGAATTAGATTTACGAAGGTCCAATTTGTGTCAAAATTGATAGAATTATCCTAACCAATACAAACACACTCATTTACTTTCAAATCTTTTTAATAATGCACCATCGTTCGTGTCTCACCCGTGGAATATCTTTGCAGGCTTCGTAGTATATTTTGTCGTCAACTTGAATCGCGATGAGATTTTGTTCTTGGGCGTAGCGGGCGCATTTAATCAAACTCATCCACGAAAAGGCCCCTTGACGACCGTCAATGAAATGACTCAGCTTTCCATCTTTGAAAATCTAtatagtaaataaaataaatataacagtTCTCATAAAgccaaagttgaaaaaaaaacacccgaCATGGAGAATGGATGAAGGATGGTGGAGTTGGGTTGACGAGTAACCCCGCAAGGagggagaagggggaggggtggagaaAAAAGACCAACGGGATATGTTTCAGGTCGATTAGAGCAGTCCTGTCTGCTAAAATGACAAATTAATATGAAGGGCAAGTCTCTTGAAATGGCAAGCTAATTCGTAGCCGAGTGCATACTAATCGATAATCAAGAAACTTTGACAATTTCGACCTCTAAAATTGCTGCAAATTTGAAGTTTAGACTACCCTTCAATATCTGAACAAACATGTAATCAGGTGCGAGTCCCGATCGTATTAATGGTGGATAAAGCTCTCAGATTCAGACGCAAATTGTGGAGTTTAGTACGTGACTTACACGCATTTATCGTCAATCGGAATATTGACTCGAATGTCGTCGGCTCCGAAATTTCTGATTAAATTCTCGCTAAAAGCTCTTCAAATCAGATTGCCAAGgaattatgaaaaagaataaaatgtaaatattgataTGATGTGAAACCCTCACGTGTTGACTAGGAGCAAGCTATAAGTGCACGTGTAGAGTACAAATATAGAGCGAATAAGAATTCATGTCGAAATTAACGTGTGTATAACATGTGTCAATTCTCCGTCATGCATGCTCAGGGATATCGATTTTGGAGATAAAAAGGTAATAAGAGGGATGAAATTGGATTGgaaattgatatgaaataaatctgATGTGTACAGAAGAGAAAATGAAGAGAGGGAGATGGGGGTGGAAGGGGGCTGGTGGTTAAACGTACTAGAAATTGtaacagaaaaagaaagattgTAGGAGAAGTAGAgtagataaaattattatattatcactactatcatcatcaataccaaaTAATACACACTAAGGTTTCAGTAGAATTGCCGTTTCTCAACAACGTAGGTGTTTAGTAACTCCTCAAACTCTCACagatataaaaacaaatcatcaatATTTCTGTAACTATTAAAATCTATGTACAACAAATGACCCATCATGCATGTCATTTGGTTGGCTATATAGATGGCAACGTTGTCTCGTGATAAATCACAAgattgcatttatttctgctACCGATCTATGCAGATGTTTTACATCGGAAGTAAGATAATCTGTGTTTCGATCTTACTTGATGACTTACCCCTCATATATCAATTGCATCATGACCAGTTTTAATCTCACATGATTTAAGCATCGAACCTCCTGCACGCGTATTGCAGATATTGTCATCCGATTCGATCCAACTTCGGTGTTTCATCGATGTCCTATAGCCATGATAGCTAATGCCATCGACTGGTATAATATCATTGATCTgagtttgaacatgttgaatgtgATAATACCTTACCTTTCACATAGGACTAGTATCATCTGACTGATCTGACTaagttgatctttttttttagtctttGTTCTTTCATGGCATCTTACCTCCGACATAAGACTAGTATAATCATCATGCTTTGATCTAAGTTTGTTTTAATCATGTATAACCTCCCATACAAGACCATGCTGACGTAGGGTTCGAAGTGTTTTTAATAGTATCTTACCTCCCACATAAGACTGGTATCATCATGTGATTTGATCTCACTGGGGTGTACTACTCGTCCAGTAAACGGTCCGAACCGAGTTCCTTTCAAGATCACTGTCTGCTGACAAAAAGCACTGTAATGAGGCGATATGGATCCGAAACTCGATCTCAAAATAGACAGTCCTgtcagtaaaaaataaaaaaaaatatggacatTTTCAAAAACTAAGTTTTTGAGTTTGTCATGTACTGCAGGAATACCTTTACTGTACATAATTGGTAAAAATAATGGCAGCGATTAATTATGACAGAGAAATAGAATTGTGCATCTTTTCAAGAATgttgttctcttcattttttagatGTAGAAATCAATTCTTTCCTAATGCATTTCGTATCGTCACCCGGAACACTAAGTAGTCCAAATGCAAAGTTTAAGGGAAATTCCGTATGATACTAACATGGTTAATGGCTGCTATAAGATGCATGCTGCTGTAAGATGCTTACAGAAAGCGCCACCTCATGTCTATGTCAGTTGCCACATTCATTCGTTTGTTTTCCGAGACAATTTCACACTTTAAATGATTGTTAGTGTATGTTCTCAATTTAGTTTCGCTATATATTGCTAGTAGATCAATAGGACTTTCAATATTAGCACTGATGAATGACACTATTCAACTTTCTATACCTACCCTCTGGGAGATCTCCTGCATTGATATCACCTAACTTCTGAGAGAGAACCTGAGATTTCTTTTGTTCGTCTGGAATTGTTTCCACTTTCGAGATCGTCTTTGATGTCGATGGTGACGTCGAAAGTTTGTCATCTAGAAAGGGAATTGAGAGAAGATAAGATCCATGAAATCATTGAGCTATAGTTGGCATATTGTAATGCATACTTTTCATATTCATTCTGTTACTAGATTTATATTCTGCGACTGTATTATGACATTTCACAGATATTGAGGTACATTTCATAATGACTATTTCAATTGatattcacttaaaaaaaaagcgtGGTCAAAAATCATAAGATTGGTTGAAATGAAACTCCAATtgttatagaaatataaaaaaaattatttgctttaaaaacaagtttaaaaaacaATTGGTACGTTTATATTTCAAACAGTCAAATTCTAAGAGTATGGAATCATAACATTTTCCTCACGCAATAATCTAAATGTTGCTTACATAAACATAAAGTTTTTTCATAGAATTGTTCGATTAACTATGGGAATATGGGTTACCAACATTTTTTCGTTACTCTTTTTAAACACTAGGCAATCGAAGAAATTGACTAAGTTTTAGTAGATAACAGCACTTGACTTACACTATCCATtttgagggtgtgtgtgtgtttgagaaAACGAAGAACAGTGAAAacgaaatgtaaaataagaaatttggtAAGCCAAATGAAAAACTCGTCCAATCAACTGGCAGACATGACTTATCCCACCAAGATTGCCCATGAATCCTAACTTAAAGTTATTACTTCTAACGAAGCCTGCATGAAACGGCTTCAAGTTAGTCTAGCTAATTTCGATTTCCTTACATCAGTCTGAAAGAAGATACAACTATTTTAGTTAAGGCATACTCAAATTATATAGATCTTCTCTCTATTTGCTCATGGAGTTTGTGGGTTTCTTCTATGAGGCTTAACCACTGAAATACTCGGCAAGGGTTGGATAAAGACAAGATTATTTAAGAACGGCACGTTAAAGACGCTTTCCTGCAAGGACATGGTGATTTATCGAGATAAGGCTTAGAGAGTGAAGGCGTCCAATAGTTTGTCATTTATCAATCTCTTTGTAGTTATACCGTATGTAATTTACCTGTGATATATTTAAGCTAGATCTAACATTTCCTTTGTGAATCCTATAATTGGAATGTTTCCTGCGATTTAAAGTACGATTgaaaagaaggatgaagaaGATAAATTTCAGTCAATTTAAATCACCAGAGTTGAATGAATTTTACTAAACAAATGAGAGGAAATTGTCAGGAGTATATAAGAGCTTGAAATGTGGATACAATGTGAATGCCATTTCAATtaaatgaaactttttttattattgttatactACCATTCCATCATTGCCGATATCGTTACAGTACTCGAGAGCTAATATAGATTAGAATTTCCAACTTGTGTCTAAATCaacaaattaataattattcTTCACAATTAACTTTTATTTACTCTACACTACTTATCTAAAGTCCTTTACCGGCAAAGGCTTTCGATTGATTGGCctgattttttatttaactAAACCATGAATATAAACgtgaaaaaaatctgattttatcAGGGTGTATCTTCATGTTTATGTAAAGACAAATGATATGATATCGATGGGGGAAAACCGGAAAATTGCAGTACCGGTCCAAGAGATTACACCGAATTACCGCTATAGTGTTGCGTTACGTGTGGTTTACCATGGATACTATTATTAACAAGTGTGGATTTATGGGGCAATTAATACTTCAAACTCTGCAGATACTTGGTTATACCTATATAGGAAACCTATGTAATCCGTTCAAGAACGCCTCCCTTTTCATAATTGAAGGAGGTAATGATCTCTAAGAATTAAAAAGGGAAGTAATACCGTGGCTTAACTTTCACTTATACAATAGAGTTTAAATCTCAGTTTGTTTAGGGTAATAAGGAGCACCTGTGTTTAGTAGTATAAGTCGTCGTTTCAGGGAAGAGTTAAAGTAAAAAGGGATTGGCGGTCTCGATTGTGTCATTTAGAAGGGCATTTTCTTTCTATAATCATCCAATTGTTGAAGGTGTGGTTGAGAAACCGAAGCAATCGATACTCATTATATACGGTCATGTTGGATGGTTGTATTGCTTGCTAAAAACATATCTATGGTTGCATAGTTTGTGTTGTGGAACGTTTCATACTGACAGGAAATGAACGTTAGACagatagaaagagaaataagaaaCTCCACGCAAATCGCTAtcgaaaatgaattaatttcaaacaGAAAACAACTCATGTCAGAAAATAAGTGTGAatgtataaaataaattgaCTTTAAGAATAGGAAGACAAACAAATAGCACATGGAATAGGGGTATGTTATAGGTGATACACCAATCTGCACAACCATGAATAATACATTGGGTTATTACTTCGAAAAGGGAAGACCGCAAGAGTTTGTTATCTTTATTTCCGTAATTGTAATTCGTAATTTACTACTAAATGAGATGAGAATTGTTTATTTGATGAGTAATGTAAACGATTTATTCAATCAGTGCGTCCTctaaaattgattgcaaataaatcatgttaaagggaaataaaaatGTCCCTCCAACGCCACAATAAGACAATGTAACCTTACTTGGATTCGCAACAGGGTCATTCATTAAACCATCATGTTTTTCCTTCGTCTGTTTTCGTCATACATGCTCCAATTACATTTATAAAGAGCAGAGCGAAAAGGTTTGACATTCTTCAGTTTTCACCGTTTTGAATGATACCCGTATTTCGATACCTCCGATGGTCAGGCAGAGAAAAGGCAAACATGATTAGGTctttgtattcattcaattacTTCCAAAGGGGGTCATCGCTTTTCAATCCCATTATAATGCTGGGCAGTTCGACTACCTGTAACACTATTCTAACGGCGAGACACGCACCTCTTTTATAATTGCCGCAAATCGCCTCTTTTCAGCCAAAGTCATGCTCTTAAGAGGTCTTCTGAAGAGTGAAAAGACTATAATCCACTCTTTTCTACCCAATACCTGTCCATGTATTCTTTTGTACCCATCTGCTCGCACGCAGCCTCAGGCTTGGCTCGGGCCGAGTAAACATCATCGGCCCTTTACAGGTATCATCTCCAATCATAAAAGCGCCATTGTCCAAAGAAAATTAGGTGTTCCTCTTGCAGCTTTGTGCCCCTAAAGCCGATGTTTTTCAGCCACATAAAGCACAACAGTTCCAAAAAAAAGTCGAAACCCCAGAAAAATAGCCACCAGTTCAAGAGTTGAAAGAGACGAGCCCCGAATTCAATTTGACGTTAAAGACGTTGGTTTAAGACCAATA carries:
- the LOC121423676 gene encoding PR domain zinc finger protein 14-like produces the protein MAILPMPRLPLPLWPHPPPMLAAGTSPNSSESLMTFRSPLPFPTQVFPAGQATLGAPFPRSIPGAFPTSSQGGRGIPNVFHHEFLKAHGSYPNRRPFTRPHGEIPVSSPPSRLSVSPVHPLHNLTSPLGRNAPGDSRGIDGSDSLEKREKYNFSASDLECALYGYLRGSTGEERYPGCAMSGLPSQHKDDKLSTSPSTSKTISKVETIPDEQKKSQVLSQKLGDINAGDLPEGLSILRSSFGSISPHYSAFCQQTVILKGTRFGPFTGRVVHPSEIKSHDDTSLMWEIFKDGKLSHFIDGRQGAFSWMSLIKCARYAQEQNLIAIQVDDKIYYEACKDIPRGTELLVWYGDSYLQFMGIPIALKDASRGQTSLGNDENIDDSAGYHCDRCGKVFAYKDYRDKHLKYTRCVDQGDRKFPCHLCKRSFEKRDRLRIHILHVHQKHRPHKCTVCGKSFSQSSSLNKHLRVHSGERPYKCVYCGKAFTASSILRTHLRQHSGEKPFKCRHCGKAFASHAAHDSHVRRTHAKERPCVCQFCGKAFTQSYELKFHLSIHEGEAKPYSCEGCNQTFPTSTARDTHRSSLECPRFNPQHVAYLGIDSLPSAPSTPGAASVASTSSNGSGSSFGTSSRGSSMDVNAADSHGHVGVASSFVDENDNIPNSGVLLSTTPVTFNRAMNVK